Proteins encoded in a region of the Gammaproteobacteria bacterium genome:
- a CDS encoding Na+/H+ antiporter NhaC family protein, which translates to MSEPSWASVLPPLLAIALAIITRQVILSLGIGIWLGFCILNSVNPLTGLAQAIDGVINVFSDAGDTRVLVFTLIIGGLIGTIEKSGGVRGFIHLLEHRAWVNSPRRAQWLAYVTGLVIFIESNITLLVAGAISRPLFDRYQLSREKLAYVIDSTSAPVCIMLPFNAWGAVVLTLLTSAMVENPVDVFIASIPLNFYAIAAILLVAVVIARGIDIGPMKKAAERTRNGMLLWPGTTPMVDPALLQETEQSGPADKARYMIVPIAVMVISMPVSLLVTGDGDLSAGSGSTSVLWAVLLALASAWVLTLSARRLSVEELMTIFLRGAGGLLPVSMILLFALALGDVANLLGTGLYVAGVAEAAIPVSLLPVILFLTSCVISFSIGSSWGAFAIMIPLAMQIGISLEVSLPLFLAAVLSGSVFGDHASPISDTTVVSSMAAATDHVDHVRTQLPYALIAAAIASVGFLVAGILSG; encoded by the coding sequence ATGTCTGAACCGAGCTGGGCCTCAGTCCTGCCCCCACTGCTGGCCATTGCCCTTGCCATCATTACCCGCCAGGTGATTCTGTCACTGGGCATCGGCATCTGGCTGGGCTTTTGTATCCTGAACAGCGTCAATCCGCTGACCGGCCTGGCGCAGGCCATCGATGGGGTTATCAACGTTTTCAGCGATGCCGGGGATACCCGGGTGCTGGTATTTACCCTGATCATTGGCGGGCTGATAGGCACCATAGAGAAATCCGGCGGTGTGCGCGGTTTTATTCATCTGTTGGAACATCGCGCCTGGGTTAATTCTCCCCGGCGTGCGCAGTGGCTGGCCTATGTGACGGGGCTGGTGATCTTCATCGAGTCCAACATTACCCTGCTGGTGGCCGGCGCCATCTCGCGGCCGCTTTTCGATCGCTATCAGCTGTCCCGGGAAAAGCTCGCCTACGTGATCGATTCCACGTCGGCCCCTGTCTGTATCATGCTGCCCTTCAATGCCTGGGGTGCGGTGGTGCTCACGCTGCTGACCTCGGCGATGGTGGAGAACCCTGTCGATGTCTTTATCGCGTCCATCCCGCTGAACTTTTATGCCATTGCCGCGATTCTGCTGGTGGCTGTCGTCATCGCGCGGGGTATCGATATCGGTCCTATGAAGAAGGCCGCGGAGCGAACCCGCAATGGCATGCTGCTTTGGCCTGGCACCACGCCCATGGTAGATCCGGCCTTGCTGCAGGAAACCGAGCAGTCCGGACCGGCTGATAAAGCCCGCTACATGATCGTACCGATTGCCGTAATGGTTATTTCCATGCCGGTCTCACTGCTTGTTACCGGTGATGGCGATCTGAGCGCTGGATCGGGTTCCACTTCGGTGCTCTGGGCCGTGCTGCTGGCATTGGCCAGCGCCTGGGTATTGACGCTGTCAGCCCGGCGCCTCTCGGTCGAGGAATTAATGACAATATTTCTGCGCGGGGCCGGGGGCCTTCTGCCAGTGTCCATGATTCTGCTTTTCGCGCTGGCACTGGGGGACGTGGCGAATCTACTGGGTACCGGGCTTTACGTAGCCGGCGTGGCAGAAGCCGCCATTCCGGTCAGCCTGCTGCCGGTCATCCTGTTCCTGACTTCCTGCGTGATCTCCTTTTCCATCGGGTCCAGCTGGGGCGCCTTTGCCATCATGATTCCGCTGGCCATGCAGATCGGCATATCACTGGAGGTTTCTCTGCCGCTGTTCCTGGCCGCGGTGCTGTCGGGTTCGGTTTTTGGTGACCATGCCTCGCCCATCAGCGATACCACAGTCGTCTCGTCGATGGCGGCCGCCACCGACCATGTGGACCATGTTCGCACCCAGTTGCCCTACGCCCTGATCGCGGCAGCAATTGCGTCAGTGGGATTTCTGGTGGCCGGTATCCTCTCCGGCTGA
- a CDS encoding disulfide bond formation protein B, producing the protein MLDSFYNFSKKRLFWYLVAGYFFLMELIALFYQYVLDYYPCALCVQVRAWIWGATFTALVTAIVHDKFWLRWAGLTLTGLFLSGGFYTSWYAWGVEKGTVISSCTMGAGFPEFMPLDQWIPVLFRADGFCGQSPPMLFGLSMVETLLITIGIPLLVLLLVWLLNFKVMFQHADD; encoded by the coding sequence ATGCTAGACAGCTTTTACAACTTCAGCAAAAAGCGCCTGTTCTGGTACTTGGTCGCCGGTTATTTCTTTCTGATGGAACTGATTGCACTGTTTTATCAGTACGTACTGGATTACTACCCCTGTGCCCTGTGTGTACAGGTGCGAGCCTGGATCTGGGGGGCGACCTTTACGGCACTTGTCACTGCTATTGTCCATGACAAGTTCTGGTTACGCTGGGCGGGCCTGACGCTGACCGGGCTGTTTCTTAGCGGCGGCTTCTACACCAGCTGGTACGCCTGGGGCGTAGAAAAAGGGACCGTCATTTCCAGCTGCACCATGGGGGCGGGGTTTCCCGAGTTCATGCCCCTGGACCAATGGATTCCGGTACTCTTCCGGGCGGACGGCTTCTGCGGTCAGTCTCCACCCATGCTGTTCGGCCTGAGCATGGTCGAAACCTTGCTGATCACCATCGGCATCCCTCTGCTCGTACTGTTGCTGGTGTGGCTGCTGAATTTCAAAGTCATGTTTCAGCATGCGGATGATTAA
- a CDS encoding DUF2058 domain-containing protein gives MAKSLADQLLKAGLVDQKKVKTAQQEQRKQNRKPKQRKGAATVDETQARLAQQRAEKVERDRQLNLQRVEAERQKAMRAQVRQMLDNSGSRPKGDIRFNFTDPSSNKIKQVYVTQKEQGQLAAGVLAICFNGEHFLLVPRNIADKIAERFADAVVFLVDKNSSDDSDDDPYKDYPVPDDLMW, from the coding sequence ATGGCAAAGTCTTTGGCAGACCAGTTATTGAAGGCGGGTCTGGTCGATCAGAAGAAGGTAAAAACCGCTCAGCAGGAGCAACGTAAACAGAACAGGAAGCCCAAGCAGAGAAAAGGCGCTGCGACGGTTGATGAGACCCAGGCCAGGCTGGCGCAACAGCGCGCCGAGAAAGTCGAGCGGGACAGGCAGTTGAATCTGCAGCGCGTGGAGGCCGAGCGCCAGAAGGCCATGCGTGCCCAGGTCAGGCAGATGCTGGACAACAGCGGTTCCCGCCCAAAGGGTGATATCCGCTTCAATTTTACCGACCCCTCCAGTAACAAAATCAAACAGGTTTATGTGACCCAGAAGGAACAGGGCCAACTGGCTGCAGGCGTGCTGGCGATCTGCTTCAACGGCGAACATTTTTTACTGGTACCGCGCAATATCGCGGACAAGATTGCCGAGCGGTTTGCCGATGCTGTGGTTTTTCTGGTGGATAAGAATTCCTCTGACGATTCAGACGACGATCCCTATAAGGACTACCCGGTGCCGGATGACCTCATGTGGTAG
- a CDS encoding amino acid permease — MGLEKFRYPTLTAVVIANMVGTGVFTSLGFQLLDIRSGFVILMLWAVGGLAALCGALCYAELGAALPRSGGEYNFLSRIFHPGAGFVSGWISCTVGFAGPMALAAMTFAAYAGTITDGGLSDWGERFLAAGLVIVLTVVHGTSHRTSGGAQMLFTVLKVSIIVLFIVGTVFVADSPEAVNFLPQAGDGDMLLSGTFAVSLIYVSFAYSGWNAATYLSGELQDPQRTLPWILIVGTTVVTVLYLGLNFSFLYAAPMDSLAGQVEVGAIAAQSAFGEIAGRFTGITLALLLVSTVSAMTIAGPRVIQVIGEDFPAVRVLGRTNSHGIPARAISTQAAIALVFIFSSTFESILVFSGFTLALNTFVTVLGVFVLRYREPELERPFRTALYPLPPLIYLALIGWTLVFTLINRPVEGWFSLGIIGSGLLFYFLNTALRRAP, encoded by the coding sequence ATGGGACTCGAAAAATTCCGTTACCCAACCCTCACCGCCGTGGTTATCGCTAACATGGTCGGCACGGGCGTATTCACCAGCCTGGGATTTCAGTTGCTGGATATCCGTTCCGGCTTTGTCATCCTCATGTTATGGGCGGTAGGTGGCCTGGCGGCGCTGTGCGGGGCCCTCTGTTACGCTGAGCTGGGCGCCGCACTGCCGCGATCGGGCGGTGAATACAACTTCCTCAGCCGCATTTTCCATCCCGGTGCCGGCTTCGTGTCGGGCTGGATATCCTGTACCGTGGGATTTGCCGGTCCCATGGCGCTGGCCGCCATGACCTTCGCGGCCTATGCGGGCACTATCACCGACGGTGGTCTCAGTGATTGGGGAGAAAGGTTTCTGGCAGCGGGCCTGGTGATAGTGCTGACTGTTGTTCATGGCACCAGTCATCGCACCAGCGGTGGTGCCCAGATGCTCTTCACGGTGTTGAAAGTCTCTATTATTGTGCTGTTCATCGTAGGCACGGTATTCGTAGCTGATTCACCTGAAGCGGTTAACTTCCTGCCCCAGGCCGGTGACGGTGACATGCTGCTGAGTGGTACCTTTGCTGTATCTCTCATCTACGTGAGCTTTGCCTACAGCGGCTGGAACGCCGCCACTTATCTCAGCGGTGAACTGCAGGACCCGCAACGCACCCTGCCGTGGATTCTGATCGTCGGCACTACCGTGGTCACCGTTCTCTATCTTGGTCTGAATTTTTCGTTTCTGTATGCGGCGCCGATGGACAGCCTGGCAGGCCAGGTGGAGGTGGGTGCCATCGCCGCACAGTCTGCCTTTGGGGAGATTGCCGGTCGCTTTACCGGCATCACCCTGGCTCTATTGCTGGTTTCCACGGTCAGTGCCATGACTATTGCCGGACCCCGGGTTATCCAGGTGATAGGTGAAGACTTTCCAGCTGTCCGTGTTCTGGGCAGGACCAACAGTCATGGCATTCCGGCGCGAGCCATTTCCACCCAGGCCGCCATCGCGCTGGTATTCATTTTTTCTTCGACCTTCGAATCAATTCTGGTCTTTTCCGGTTTCACTCTGGCGTTGAATACGTTTGTAACGGTGCTGGGGGTTTTTGTGCTTCGTTACCGTGAGCCTGAATTGGAACGACCATTCCGCACGGCGCTGTATCCCCTGCCGCCTCTGATCTACCTGGCATTGATCGGCTGGACCCTGGTGTTTACCCTGATCAATCGGCCGGTGGAAGGCTGGTTCAGTCTGGGAATTATCGGCAGCGGTCTGCTGTTTTATTTTCTCAATACCGCCCTGCGTCGAGCGCCGTAG
- a CDS encoding Glu/Leu/Phe/Val dehydrogenase, with translation MTHASGLPVPMAAGLLSIIWWIKGILTAAVVVIQSLQISSEPVMEELDPLYIARDRIDEAASFVPGLKTGLIEFFKAPKRTISFCFPVEMDDGSVQTFKGHRVLHSNILGPGKGGIRYHPDVTRHEVMSLAALMTWKCALVNLPFGGAKGGISCNPKELSESELRRITRRYVSELGENIGPYTDIPAPDVYTDEQTMAWVFDTYQAFHPGQNNRAVVTGKPIELGGSLGRLEATGRGCFYAVQRFLERMRLPDLPSVAGQRVIIQGYGNVGSTAAQAFQEAGALIIGISDSAGGIVREEGLDLVAALKHKEAEKTVVGTPDTRTVTNDDLLTTECDILIPAALGEAINANNADQVKAKLVVEAANEPVTPEADEILDARGIYVLPDILVNAGGVSVSYFEWIQNLANERWRIERINRQLEETMFDAADRVVEQWIKLNNTANKESNRTISLRTAALVAAIERVAKVTLQRGVWP, from the coding sequence GTGACCCATGCAAGTGGACTGCCAGTTCCGATGGCCGCCGGCCTGCTTTCAATAATCTGGTGGATCAAGGGAATCCTCACTGCTGCTGTTGTGGTGATACAATCCCTGCAGATCTCCAGCGAGCCAGTTATGGAAGAGCTAGACCCCCTCTACATTGCCCGGGACCGCATAGACGAAGCGGCCAGTTTCGTACCCGGCCTCAAAACAGGTCTTATCGAGTTCTTTAAGGCGCCGAAGCGGACCATCAGCTTCTGCTTTCCCGTTGAAATGGATGACGGGTCAGTGCAGACTTTTAAAGGCCACCGCGTGCTGCATAGTAACATCCTGGGCCCGGGGAAAGGAGGTATCCGCTATCACCCGGACGTGACACGTCACGAAGTGATGTCGCTCGCAGCCTTGATGACCTGGAAGTGTGCCCTGGTTAATCTGCCCTTCGGAGGCGCCAAAGGCGGCATCTCTTGCAACCCAAAAGAACTCAGCGAAAGCGAACTGCGCCGAATAACCCGCCGCTACGTTTCAGAGTTAGGTGAAAATATCGGCCCCTATACAGACATACCGGCACCCGATGTCTACACCGATGAACAAACAATGGCCTGGGTATTTGATACCTACCAGGCCTTTCACCCGGGGCAGAATAACCGGGCAGTTGTAACCGGCAAACCGATTGAATTAGGCGGGTCATTGGGACGACTGGAAGCGACCGGGCGGGGCTGTTTTTACGCGGTTCAGCGATTTCTTGAGCGCATGCGCCTCCCTGACCTCCCCTCAGTTGCAGGGCAGCGGGTAATCATACAAGGCTATGGCAATGTTGGCAGCACTGCGGCACAGGCGTTTCAGGAAGCAGGCGCTCTTATCATCGGCATCAGTGACTCGGCCGGTGGAATTGTTCGCGAGGAAGGCCTTGACCTGGTTGCAGCACTTAAGCACAAAGAGGCTGAAAAAACAGTAGTAGGGACACCTGACACCCGCACAGTAACCAACGACGATCTGCTGACCACAGAATGTGATATCCTCATACCGGCCGCATTGGGTGAAGCAATCAATGCAAACAATGCCGATCAAGTTAAGGCGAAGCTGGTCGTGGAAGCCGCCAATGAGCCGGTCACCCCGGAAGCAGATGAGATACTGGACGCCAGGGGCATCTATGTGTTGCCGGATATACTGGTCAATGCCGGCGGCGTCAGTGTCAGCTATTTTGAGTGGATACAGAATCTCGCCAACGAACGCTGGCGAATTGAAAGAATCAACAGGCAGCTGGAAGAAACCATGTTCGACGCTGCAGACCGGGTTGTAGAGCAATGGATAAAACTCAACAACACTGCTAACAAAGAGTCCAACAGAACGATCAGCCTGAGAACTGCCGCACTTGTCGCTGCCATCGAGCGGGTCGCAAAGGTTACTCTGCAACGGGGAGTCTGGCCGTAG